One genomic segment of Candidatus Methylomirabilis lanthanidiphila includes these proteins:
- a CDS encoding 50S rRNA methyltransferase translates to MEVQGIDNKIDLKGLSLEEMERLVADHGEPSYRGRQLFHWVYGRGARTFAEMTDLSVALRAGLAEQASISALASLAKEVSRDGTRKYLFGCADGRAIETVLIPDEGRLTACLSTQVGCALACAFCLTGTMGFVRHLQPGEIVDQVLALQRDLQPGERIGNLVLMGMGEPLHNYDATVKALAILVHPLGLAYPPRRIALSTVGLVPEIVQLGRSGLGVNLAVSLHASTDELRDRLVPINRRYPLKELMAAVRAYPLPPRRRITFEYVMIDGVNDRPEDAREMVRLLHGLRCKVNLLSLNEAPAIPFRRPSIERVETFQHILKSGGIVATIRESRGLDISAACGLLATEVNQKSLDTSGCLA, encoded by the coding sequence ATGGAAGTGCAAGGTATTGATAACAAGATCGACCTCAAAGGGCTGAGCCTTGAGGAGATGGAGCGGTTGGTTGCCGACCACGGCGAGCCGTCCTACCGTGGCCGCCAGCTCTTCCACTGGGTCTATGGGCGTGGCGCGCGCACATTCGCTGAGATGACCGATCTGTCGGTGGCGCTACGTGCCGGACTGGCCGAACAAGCGTCCATTAGCGCTCTCGCGTCTCTTGCGAAAGAGGTGTCCCGGGACGGTACGCGCAAATACCTGTTCGGCTGCGCGGACGGGCGAGCGATCGAGACGGTGCTGATCCCCGATGAGGGGCGGTTGACTGCGTGTCTCTCCACCCAGGTGGGATGCGCCCTGGCCTGCGCCTTTTGTCTCACGGGAACGATGGGGTTTGTCAGGCACTTACAGCCGGGTGAGATTGTCGATCAGGTGCTCGCGCTCCAGCGGGATCTTCAGCCGGGAGAGCGGATCGGCAATCTGGTGTTGATGGGGATGGGGGAGCCGCTCCACAACTACGACGCCACCGTGAAGGCGCTCGCAATCCTGGTGCACCCCCTGGGTCTTGCGTATCCGCCGCGCCGGATCGCCCTCTCCACCGTCGGCCTGGTCCCGGAGATCGTACAACTCGGCCGGAGTGGACTTGGGGTGAACCTGGCCGTGTCACTCCATGCGAGCACCGATGAGCTGCGCGACCGTCTGGTTCCGATCAACCGTCGCTATCCCCTCAAAGAGCTGATGGCCGCGGTCAGGGCCTATCCGCTCCCGCCCAGGCGGCGGATCACGTTCGAGTATGTGATGATCGATGGGGTCAACGACCGACCGGAGGATGCTCGGGAAATGGTGCGGCTGCTGCACGGCCTTCGGTGTAAGGTGAATCTCCTGTCCTTGAACGAGGCCCCCGCCATCCCGTTTCGGCGACCGTCGATAGAGCGCGTCGAGACATTCCAACACATCCTGAAGTCGGGCGGCATCGTGGCCACCATCCGCGAGAGCCGCGGCCTGGACATCTCGGCCGCCTGTGGCCTGCTGGCCACCGAAGTCAACCAGAAAAGCCTTGACACTAGCGGGTGTCTTGCCTAA